From Haliotis asinina isolate JCU_RB_2024 chromosome 8, JCU_Hal_asi_v2, whole genome shotgun sequence, a single genomic window includes:
- the LOC137294189 gene encoding mu-type opioid receptor-like, whose translation MNSTHTTTLNNSDTNRVLPQEATANLMWQIVSPILLIFGTVGNILSMIVLTRQAMRKSSMSIYLTCLAVADLLALYSGLLRQWIIYTFQIDLRELHPLVCKIYTWMLYVSLDLSAWILVSVTVERAVSVWLPHKVKVICTKKVLMVNILVLVIILMSVNGHFLFGRGRIVYEGKVYQCANQSRDYSRFLEYIFPWMDLCFFCLAPFAFHLVGNALIITRLTAGMRTITRLNVATTEQATERRRQVSSMTTMLLSLNLVYLVCTLPISVYLIYTTYWEVDTSPEAEAQRRLTYVCVNLAMYLNNSMNFVTYTLSGKRFRAELISLFRRKMLRSGSVFTTSTSSSLSRSRYRGSTITSTGTNL comes from the coding sequence ATGAATTCTACTCACACGACAACACTAAATAATTCTGACACAAACAGGGTTCTGCCACAGGAAGCCACGGCGAATCTTATGTGGCAAATAGTATCGCCGATTCTACTGATATTCGGCACGGTGGGTAATATACTATCTATGATTGTGTTGACCAGACAGGCGATGCGGAAGTCCAGTATGTCCATCTATCTGACCTGTCTTGCGGTGGCTGACCTGCTGGCTTTATATTCAGGTCTTTTGAGGCAGTGGATCATCTATACCTTCCAAATAGACCTCCGGGAACTTCATCCGTTGGTGTGCAAGATCTACACCTGGATGCTGTACGTCAGCCTTGACCTTTCTGCTTGGATTCTTGTTTCCGTGACGGTGGAGCGCGCTGTTTCGGTTTGGCTGCCccacaaggtgaaggtcatatgTACGAAAAAGGTTCTCATGGTAAATATTCTCGTGCTCGTCATCATTCTCATGTCAGTCAATGGGCATTTCCTGTTTGGAAGAGGTCGAATCGTTTACGAAGGAAAAGTGTACCAATGCGCCAACCAGTCCAGGGATtattccaggtttctggaataCATCTTCCCATGGATGGACCTTTGTTTCTTCTGCCTGGCGCCCTTCGCATTTCATTTAGTCGGCAACGCTCTCATCATTACGCGCCTGACGGCTGGCATGCGCACCATTACCCGACTCAACGTAGCGACGACCGAGCAGGCGACAGAAAGACGGCGCCAAGTCTCGTCTATGACCACCATGTTGTTGAGCCTCAATCTGGTCTATCTTGTCTGCACGCTGCCGATTTCTGTCTATCTCATCTACACGACATACTGGGAGGTCGACACTTCGCCGGAAGCGGAAGCACAGCGCCGACTGACGTACGTATGCGTGAATCTTGCAATGTATTTGAACAACTCTATGAACTTCGTCACCTACACTCTCAGCGGCAAAAGGTTCCGAGCAGAGCTGATTTCTCTCTTCAGACGTAAAATGTTAAGGTCAGGGTCTGTGTTCACCACTTCGACCTCATCCAGCTTATCTAGGTCCCGGTATCGCGGATCAACTATCACATCGACAGGTACCAACCTGTAA
- the LOC137295218 gene encoding loricrin-like produces the protein NGDGNISSGSCSLGSSSNGSNSGRGDGNISSGSCSLGSSSNGSNSGRGDGNISSGSCSLGSSSNGSNSGRGDGNIGSGSCSLGSSSNGSNSGRGDGNIGSGSCGLGSSSNGSKSGRGDGKIGSGSCSLGSSSNGSKSGRGDGNIGSGSCGLGSSSNGSNSGRGDGKIGSGSCSLGSSSNGSNSGRGDGNIGSGSCGLGSSSNGSNSGRGDGNIGSGSCGLGSSSNGSNSGRGDGNIGSGSCSLGSSSNGSNSGRGDGNIGSGSCGLGSSSNGSNSGRGDGNISSGSCSLGSSSNGSNSGRGDGNIGSGSCSLGSSSNGSNSGRGDGKISSGSCSLGSSSNGSNSGRGDGNISSGSCSLGSSSNRSNSGRGDGNISSGSCGLGSSSNGSKSGRGDGNIALSLVFSSYYPHVTICVL, from the coding sequence AATGGTGATGGTAATATTAGTAGTGGTAGCTGTAGTCTTGGAAGCAGCAGTAACGGAAGTAATAGTGGCCGGGGTGATGGTAATATTAGTAGTGGTAGCTGTAGTCTTGGAAGCAGCAGTAACGGAAGTAATAGTGGCCGGGGTGATGGTAATATTAGTAGTGGTAGCTGTAGTCTTGGAAGCAGCAGTAACGGAAGTAATAGTGGCCGTGGTGATGGTAATATTGGTAGTGGTAGCTGTAGTCTTGGAAGCAGCAGTAACGGAAGTAATAGTGGCCGTGGTGATGGTAATATTGGTAGTGGCAGCTGTGGTCTTGGAAGCAGCAGTAACGGAAGTAAGAGTGGCCGTGGTGATGGTAAGATTGGTAGTGGTAGCTGTAGTCTTGGAAGCAGCAGTAACGGAAGTAAGAGTGGCCGTGGTGATGGTAATATTGGTAGTGGTAGCTGTGGCCTTGGAAGCAGCAGTAACGGAAGTAATAGTGGCCGGGGTGATGGTAAGATTGGTAGTGGTAGCTGTAGTCTTGGAAGCAGCAGTAACGGAAGTAATAGTGGCCGGGGTGATGGTAATATTGGTAGTGGTAGCTGTGGCCTTGGAAGCAGCAGTAACGGAAGTAATAGTGGCCGGGGTGATGGTAATATTGGTAGTGGTAGCTGTGGCCTTGGAAGCAGCAGTAACGGAAGTAATAGTGGCCGGGGTGATGGTAATATTGGTAGTGGTAGCTGTAGTCTTGGAAGCAGCAGTAACGGAAGTAATAGTGGCCGGGGTGATGGTAATATTGGTAGTGGCAGCTGTGGTCTTGGAAGCAGCAGTAACGGAAGTAATAGTGGTCGGGGTGATGGTAATATTAGTAGTGGTAGCTGTAGTCTTGGAAGCAGCAGTAACGGAAGTAATAGTGGCCGTGGTGATGGTAATATTGGTAGTGGTAGCTGTAGTCTTGGAAGCAGCAGTAACGGAAGTAATAGTGGCCGGGGTGATGGTAAGATTAGTAGTGGTAGCTGTAGTCTTGGAAGCAGCAGTAACGGAAGTAATAGTGGCCGGGGTGATGGTAATATTAGTAGTGGTAGCTGTAGTCTTGGAAGCAGCAGTAACAGAAGTAATAGTGGCCGGGGTGATGGTAATATTAGTAGTGGTAGCTGTGGCCTTGGAAGCAGCAGTAACGGAAGTAAGAGTGGCCGTGGTGATGGTAATATTGCCTTATCACTCGTGTTTTCCAGTTACTACCCTCATGTCACAATCTGTGTGTTGTGA
- the LOC137294255 gene encoding cell division control protein 42 homolog, with translation MVANIGREIKCVVVGDGGVGKTSMLLRYIDGRFLEEYVPTCFDSYVVSLDHGDRCYHLCLMDTAGQETYDRLRTLSYFNTDVFVVCFSVASQDSFINVRTRWIPELKEFKPGTRFILVGTQADLRDDAEYPGKCVSQSQAKKLARKVGAETYVECSSLTGEGLKNVFQGALTTAVCPKKKKKFWRNFKQLFTKNEK, from the exons ATGGTAGCAAACATCGGCCGAGAAATTAAATGTGTCGTTGTCGGCGATGGAGGAGTCGGGAAAACTAGCATGCTTCTCCGATATATTGATGGGCGGTTTCTGGAAGAATACGTACCTACATGTTTTGACAGTTACGTTG tgtccCTTGACCACGGTGACCGCTGCTATCACCTCTGTCTTATGGACACAGCCGGACAG GAAACGTATGATCGTCTGCGGACCTTGTCCTACTTCAACACTGACGTGTTTGTCGTCTGCTTCTCCGTGGCAAGTCAAGATTCATTCATTAACGTGAGGACACGATGGATCCCGGAACTGAAGGAATTCAAACCCGGAACCCGCTTTATCCTTGTCGGAACTCAGGCGGATCTCAGGGACGATGCTGAATATCCTGGAAAATGtgtgtctcagagtcaggcaaaGAAACTGGCCAGGAAGGTCGGTGCGGAAACCTATGTAGAGTGCTCGTCTCTTACAGGGGAAGGTTTGAAGAACGTGTTCCAGGGGGCGCTAACAACAGCAGTGTGtccgaagaagaagaagaagttttGGAGAAACTTCAAGCAACTATTCACGAAGAACGAGAAGTGA